A stretch of the Papaver somniferum cultivar HN1 chromosome 6, ASM357369v1, whole genome shotgun sequence genome encodes the following:
- the LOC113290683 gene encoding uncharacterized protein LOC113290683 encodes MDFPRFDGDNPQGWIQKDECYFQLHEIEEHKKVDIAAIYLEDEYYEEFESLKALMLKMNPSLSETYFIMSFLSGLKDEIGKSVSMFHPQTLSDAFSLSRLQEQNLALTAAATKLFTKSFTSPFTSTRQYPFTSFVPKPILTSPKSAPTTPKSIFTPIPKSNPQPPIPKRLSQENMEKIRAQRLCYNCDVVYRPRHFYKGKKKIYMLQMDTSESADTEEEEEIFEEANKSPGHLISTSFIDNKLTTSLRCHIEPTAAMMVTVANGDRTGHTFMEDIRIQPLGGCDIVLGADWLKTLGDVLFNFSKLSISFKHKNNKITLQGSSPKPSVSMISGAALKKFLSPTSHGLVGHFYSILTNTAPPTPEILHPLLQEFTDIFHEPTQQPPKRSLDHNIPLNPNSTPINQRAYKCPYVQKEVVENIVTETLHSSIIQPSHSPFASPILLVKKKVNSWRFCVDYRKLNNITIKENFLIPIVDELLDEIKGFKFLSKIDLRAGYHQIRVNDLDIFKTAFRTHQGHYDFKVMSFGLINAPTTFQALMNDIFQPFLRKFVLVFFDDILIYISSMEEHLEHLKIVFSLLRHHHLFTKMSKCSFGQSSLEYLGHIITPEGVCADLSKISRMLSWPLSKTIKELRGFWDSLATAENLCKGMTLLTNR; translated from the exons ATGGATTTCCCAAGATTTGATGGTGACAATCCTCAAGGTTGGATTCAGAAAGATGAGTGCTACTTTCAACTACATGAGATTGAGGAACATAAAAAGGTTGATATTGCTGCAATCTACCTTGAAG ATGAGTATTATGAGGAGTTTGAATCACTCAAGGCATTGATGCTAAAAATGAATCCATCCCTTAGTGAAACTTACTTCATTATGAGTTTCTTAAGTGGCTTAAAAGATGAAATAGGTAAATCTGTTTCTATGTTTCACCCTCAAACTCTATCAGATGCTTTTTCTCTATCTAGACTACAAGAACAAAATCTAGCTCTAACAGCTGCTGCCACCAAACTATTTACAAAGTCCTTCACTAGTCCATTTACTTCAACTAGACAGTATCCTTTTACATCATTTGTACCCAAACCAATTCTAACTTCCCCAAAATCTGCACCCACCACTCCCAAGTCCATTTTCACCCCTATACCAAAATCCAATCCACAACCCCCTATACCTAAAAGACTTTCTCAAGAGAACATGGAAAAAATAAGAGCTCAGAGACTATGCTACAATTGTGATGTTGTTTATAGACCTAGACACTTTTATAAGGGCAAAAAGAAGATTTACATGCTCCAAATGGACACTTCTGAGTCTGCAGAtactgaggaagaagaagaaatatttgaAGAAGCCAATAAATCTCCAGGACATTTGAT CTCCACCAGTTTCATTGATAACAAGCTAACAACTTCTCTCAGGTGCCACATTGAACCAACTGCTGCTATGATGGTCACAGTTGCTAATGGTGACAGGACA GGGCATACATTTATGGAAGATATCAGAATTCAGCCACTTGGAGGCTGTGACATAGTTCTTGGAGCTGACTGGCTCAAAACTTTAGGTGATGTACTCTTCAATTTCTCTAAATTAAGCATTTCTTTTAAACACAAAAATAATAAGATCACACTACAAGGGAGCTCTCCAAAACCTTCAGTGTCTATGATCAGTGGTGCTGCACTTAAGAAGTTCCTCTCTCCAACCTCTCATGGCTTGGTGGGTCATTTTTACTCAATCTTAACAAATACTGCACCACCCACTCCTGAAATATTACATCCATTATTACAAGAATTCACAGACATATTTCATGAACCTACTCAACAACCACCCAAAAGAAGCTTGGATCATAACATTCCCTTAAATCCCAATTCCACGCCTATTAACCAACGAGCTTACAAATGCCCATATGTTCAAAAGGAAGTAGTTGAGAATATTGTCACAGAAACGCTTCACTCTAGCATCATTCAGCCAAGTCATAGCCCTTTTGCTTCACCTATACTTTTGGTCAAGAAAAAAGTTAAttcttggagattttgtgtggatTATAGAAAACTCAATAACATCACAATCAAGGAAAACTTTCTCATTCCCATTGTTGATGAACTATTAGATGAGATCAAAGGATTCAAATTCCTCTCCAAAATTGATCTTAGAGCTGGTTACCACCAGATCAGGGTAAATGATTTGGACATATTCAAGACAGCCTTTAGAACCCATCAAGGTCACTATGATTTCAAGGTGATGTCATTTGGCCTCATAAATGCCCCTACTACATTCCAGGCTTTAATGAATGACATATTCCAACCATTTTTGAGAAAATTTGTATtggtcttctttgatgacattctCATTTACATCTCTAGCATGGAAGAACACTTAGAGCATCTCAAAATTGTTTTCTCCTTGCTCAGACATCATCATCTTTTTACAAAAATGTCCAAATGCAGCTTTGGTCAGTCCTCCCTGGAGTATCTGGGTCATATTATTACACCTGAAGGAGTCTGTGCTGATCTTAGTAAGATTTCCCGCATGCTATCTTGGCCATTATCCAAAACTATCAAGGAGTTGAGAGGATTTTGGGACTCACTGGCTACTGCAGAAAATTTGTGCAAGGGTATGACTCTATTAACAAACCGTTAA
- the LOC113290685 gene encoding uncharacterized protein LOC113290685: MNKDWVHWPRGDLPYQEALKNFIDTVCQRLGNPSEFSCPCVDCKNLTFPLPPKEVHLHLLKRGWDPTYTEWVFHGETMHTSTDVHQEGATRGSYHIDAAVEADAHIDQGHEPVQDEGLENHVEEADPPLYPNCKTHTKLSITVELYRHKTVNGLSRKSFDELLKTIGSLLPPDHCLPCSTYEVKKLLKSYQLTYQKIHACINDCCLFRKDLKDADECPKCHYSRWKADTSNMDDAEMIDKPQKKIPVKVLRYFPIVPRLRRLFQSAALAEQLIWHATNKSKDGKMRHPTDSLAWKHIDTKYPEFASDPRNLRLGLAADGFNPFGDLSAAHSCWPVMLVVYNLPPQLCMQGDNIILSMLIPGKKQPGNDIDVYLQPLIDDLFELWEKGVQVYDSFTKTDFNLKALLMWTINDFPAYGNLSGCTYKGKAACPLCGENTLSNWLAFSRKTVYLNHRRFLRHNHPLRQKKDWFNGEIERKEKPPVMSGAAALECQNSITNDFGKAEKNEEEIRKKKEQKKKNKGKSSAAASANVGNSKCGKRKRDVVADAAISGANDDETELRVFNKRSIFFDLPYWKDLLLRHNIDVMHTEKNVCESIIGTILNIKSKTKDGLKSRNDLKSMGIRPELHPVEINGKTILPPAPYCLNDKEKAILYNRMRNLKVPYGFSSDLRKHFSKDGCLGVLKAHDYHVLMQQILPVALQGLLPVGPREAIFRLCSYFHEICQRAVDLHRLIELEVEVAETLCMFERYFPPSLFDVMMHLTIHLAREVRLCGPVQYRWMYPFERYMKTFKEYVKNYAQPEACIAECYLGMESVRYFDIRKAQAAETGVEQRRNENTQNGSTPAARPLSKGVQVRMDSEKLKIAHRYVLFNTPEIDPYMMFITKDVKRVTQNSGVSIESTTLVAGLSETSGFYGVLEEILLLDYNHMFQIPIFKCDWAHTNFGVKVEDGFTLVNLKQHKNQYCNDPFILAKQARQVFYSRESNTSNWYVMVKPPPRGFHELEEYNEKHDTIFQPVDISTLGFQMDDENESYLREDGEYTIVVPTKKKNKKRRKEVHKLDQ, encoded by the exons ATGAATAAAGATTGGGTTCATTGGCCAAG GGGTGATCTTCCATATCAGGAGGCCTTGAAGAATTTCATAGATACCGTTTGTcagagacttggaaatccttcTGAATTCAGTTGTCCTTGTGTTGATTGTAAGAATCTCACTTTCCCACTTCCTCCGAAAGAAGTGCATCTTCACTTGCTGAAACGAGGTTGGGATCCTACATACACTGAGTGGGTTTTTCACGGGGAGACTATGCACACTTCTACTGATGTACACCAAGAGGGAGCAACAAGGGGATCATATCATATAGATGCTGCTGTTGAAGCTGATGCACATATCGATCAGGGACATGAACCTGTGCAAGATGAGGGTTTGGAAAACCATGTGGAAGAGGCGGACCCACCGTTATATCCTAATTGTAAAACACACACAAAGTTATCCATCACTGTTGAATTGTATAGGCACAAGACAGTAAATGGTTTATCTAGGAAATCTTTTGACGAACTTCTCAAGACAATCGGTTCCTTGTTGCCGCCAGATCATTGTCTTCCTTGCTCAACATATGAAGTGAAAAAGCTCCTGAAATCTTATCAATTGACTTACCAGAAAATACATGCTTGTATTAATGATTGTTGTTTGTTTAGAAAAGATTTGAAAGATGCAGACGAGTGTCCTAAATGTCATTATTCTAGGTGGAAGGCAGACACATCTAACATGGACGATGCTGAAATGATAGACAAGCCGCAAAAGAAGATACCGGTGAAGGTGCTTAGGTACTTCCCCATTGTGCCGAGATTGAGAAGATTGTTTCAATCAGCAGCACTGGCTGAGCAGTTGATATGGCACGCGACGAACAAGAGTAAGGATGGGAAGATGCGTCATCCAACAGATTCTTTGGCTTGGAAGCACATAGACACAAAGTATCCCGAGTTTGCTTCAGATCCCCGTAATTTGCGTCTTGGGCTTGCTGCTGATGGATTTAATCCATTTGGTGATCTTTCCGCAGCCCACAGTTGTTGGCCAGTGATGCTCGTGGTTTATAATTTGCCCCCTCAATTGTGTATGCAAGGTgacaacataattctgagcatgcTGATTCCAGGAAAAAAACAACCGGGTAATGACATTGATGTATACTTGCAGCCCTTGATTGATGATCTTTTTGAGTTGTGGGAGAAAGGGGTGCAGGTATATGATTCGTTTACTAAAACAGATTTTAACTTGAAGGCGTTATTAATGTGGACAATAAACGATTTCCCTGCATATGGTAATTTATCTGGATGTACGTATAAAGGGAAGGCAGCCTGTCCTCTTTGCGGTGAAAATACACTTTCAAACTGGTTGGCATTTAGTCGTAAAACTGTCTACTTGAATCATAGGAGATTTCTTCGTCATAATCATCCTCTTCGGCAGAAAAAAGACTGGTTTAATGGAGAGATTGAGAGGAAGGAAAAGCCACCTGTTATGTCTGGTGCTGCGGCACTTGAATGTCAGAATAGTATTACAAATGATTTTGGGAAAGCGGAGAAGAACGAGGAGGagataaggaaaaagaaagagcaaaagaagaagaataagggcAAGAGTAGTGCGGCAGCAAGTGCAAATGTGGGTAATTCTAAATGTGGGAAGAGGAAAAGGGATGTTGTTGCTGATGCGGCTATTTCTGGTGCaaatgatgatgaaactgaactTCGGGTGTTTAACAAACGGTCAATATTCTTCGACTTGCCTTACTGGAAG GATTTATTACTACGGCACAatattgatgttatgcatacagaaAAAAATGTTTGCGAGAGTATTATTGGTACCATATTGAATATAAAGTCCAAAACAAAAGACGGTCTAAAGTCCCGCAATGATCTGAAGAGTATGGGAATAAGACCAGAATTACATCCAGTAGAGATAAATGGAAAAACGATCCTTCCACCAGCACCATACTGTTTAAATGACAAGGAAAAGGCTATATTGTATAATAGGATGAGAAATTTAAAGGTTCCATATGGTTTTAGTTCTGATCTTAGAAAGCATTTCTCAAAAGATGGTTGCTTAGGTGTTCTTAAggctcatgattaccatgttcttATGCAACAAATATTACCCGTTGCTTTGCAAGGACTTTTACCTGTAGGGCCAAGGGAGGCAATTTTCAGGTTATGTTCTTATTTTCACGAAATATGCCAAAGGGCAGTTGATCTCCATAGATTAATAGAACTTGAAGTAGAAGTTGCTGAGACTTTGTGTATGTTTGAGAGGTACTTCCCTCCGTCACTTTTTGATGTCATGATGCACTTGACAATTCACCTAGCTCGAGAAGTGCGATTATGTGGACCTGTACAATATCgttggatgtatccatttgaaag GTATATGAAGACATTCAAAGAATATGTAAAGAATTATGCACAACCTGAAGCTTGTATAGCCGAGTGTTATCTTGGAATGGAGAGTGTTAGGTATTTTGATATTCGTAAGGCCCAAGCAGCTGAAACAGGAGTAGAGCAAAGGCGTAACGAAAACACTCAAAATGGTTCCACACCGGCAGCACGTCCTCTTTCTAAAGGTGTCCAAGTGCGTATGGATAGTGAGAAGTTAAAGATAGCTCACAGATATGTGCTTTTTAACACACCCGAAATTGACCCATATATGAT GTTTATTACGAAGGATGTTAAGAGAGTCACACAAAACAGTGGAGTTTCAATTGAATCAACAACCTTAGTTGCAGGATTGTCAGAAACTAGTGGGTTCTATGGtgttttagaagaaattctattgttGGACTACAATCATATGTTTCAAATTCCAATATTCAAATGTGATTGGGCTCACACCAATTTTGGTGTGAAGGTAGAAGATGGCTTTACATTAGTCAATTTAAAGCAGCATAAGAACCAATACTGTAACGATCCATTCATTTTAGCAAAGCAAGCGCGACAAGTTTTCTATTCTCGAGAGTCAAATACATCTAACTGGTATGTGATGGTGAAACCACCGCCCAGGGGTTTCCATGAATTAGAGGAATACAATGAAAAGCATGACACAATTTTCCAACCAGTGGATATTTCAACTCTTGGTTTCCAAATGGATGACGAGAACGAGAGTTACTTAAGAGAAGATGGGGAATATACCATAGTGGttccgacaaagaagaagaacaaaaaaagaagaaaagaagttcaCAAGTTAGATCAGTAG